Proteins from a single region of Amycolatopsis sp. CA-230715:
- a CDS encoding SDR family NAD(P)-dependent oxidoreductase, translating to MTTTLITGANKGLGFETARRLIAEGHTVYIGSRDDRRGREAAERLGARAIQLDITDDASVDAAARVIEADGGLDVLVNNAGAQHEMADGKVVIGAEELTADVLRRTFETNVFGTVRVLHAFLPLLRRSPAPVVVNVSSGLASLTRVATPGTPAYAYRGVAYAASKTAVNMITVQYAKALPTMRINAVEPGFTKTDLNDHAGVQTVEEGAEIIVRTALLGPDGPTCGYVDAEGTLPW from the coding sequence ATGACGACGACACTGATCACCGGCGCGAACAAGGGGCTCGGCTTCGAGACGGCACGACGGCTCATCGCCGAAGGGCACACCGTCTACATAGGAAGCCGGGACGACCGGCGCGGGCGCGAGGCCGCCGAACGGCTTGGCGCGCGGGCGATCCAGCTCGACATCACCGATGACGCGTCCGTCGATGCCGCGGCGCGGGTCATCGAGGCAGACGGGGGACTGGACGTCCTCGTCAACAACGCCGGTGCCCAGCACGAAATGGCCGACGGCAAGGTCGTGATCGGTGCCGAGGAGCTGACCGCGGACGTGCTGCGCCGGACCTTCGAGACGAACGTCTTCGGCACGGTGCGCGTGCTCCACGCGTTCCTCCCGCTGCTGCGGCGTTCCCCGGCCCCGGTCGTGGTCAACGTCAGCAGCGGGCTGGCCTCGCTCACCAGGGTCGCCACCCCGGGGACCCCGGCGTACGCCTACCGAGGCGTCGCATACGCCGCGTCGAAGACCGCGGTCAACATGATCACCGTCCAGTACGCGAAAGCGTTGCCCACCATGCGGATCAACGCGGTGGAACCGGGGTTCACCAAGACCGATCTCAACGACCACGCCGGTGTCCAGACCGTCGAGGAGGGCGCCGAGATCATCGTGCGCACGGCGCTGCTCGGCCCCGACGGCCCCACCTGCGGCTACGTCGACGCCGAAGGCACCCTGCCCTGGTGA
- a CDS encoding class I SAM-dependent methyltransferase — protein sequence MDIGQRALGHFLRWWARHGGLAQFHRPTGAPGHLAGWIMGSRSSNVARNRWAARLLDVQPTDRVVEIGCGPGVAVAALSALAPRGLVVGVDHSAVMIGQARRRNRAAVRAGRVRLVHAPVEGLSTSDGPFDAALAVNTIGMWPDPADRLRELALLLRPGGRIALVSQPRCPGATAATSANAATELAALLTEAGFGQLRVELLDLDPPVACVLGRLVPEPAR from the coding sequence ATGGACATCGGACAACGGGCACTGGGCCATTTCCTGCGGTGGTGGGCACGGCACGGCGGGCTGGCGCAGTTCCACCGGCCGACCGGAGCGCCGGGACACCTCGCGGGCTGGATCATGGGCAGCCGGTCGTCGAACGTGGCGCGCAACCGTTGGGCGGCAAGGCTTCTCGACGTCCAGCCGACCGACCGCGTGGTCGAAATCGGCTGCGGTCCCGGCGTGGCCGTCGCCGCGCTCAGCGCACTGGCGCCGCGGGGGCTGGTGGTCGGCGTCGACCATTCGGCGGTCATGATCGGCCAGGCCCGCCGCCGCAACCGCGCGGCCGTGCGGGCCGGACGGGTGCGCCTCGTGCACGCGCCGGTCGAAGGACTGTCCACAAGCGACGGACCGTTCGACGCCGCGCTCGCGGTCAACACGATCGGCATGTGGCCGGACCCGGCCGACCGGCTGCGCGAACTCGCGCTGCTGTTGCGCCCCGGCGGACGCATCGCACTGGTTTCGCAGCCGCGCTGCCCCGGCGCCACCGCGGCGACTTCGGCGAACGCCGCCACCGAACTGGCGGCCCTGCTCACCGAAGCCGGGTTCGGGCAGCTCCGGGTCGAACTGCTCGACCTCGATCCGCCGGTGGCGTGCGTGCTCGGACGACTGGTGCCCGAACCGGCGCGGTGA
- a CDS encoding MerR family transcriptional regulator, which yields MTTTTLSIGELSERTGVPTSALRYYDELGLVRPSSRDSGRRRYAESAVKDVAVVLFLAEIGFSLAEIGTYLDGERTGRREMIERKLAELAERQHRIEVARTALEHGLKCPASEPMKCSRFWSIIDGRMRGLSLEESHGRVH from the coding sequence ATGACCACGACGACGCTGTCGATCGGCGAGCTGTCCGAGCGCACCGGCGTGCCGACGAGCGCGCTGCGGTACTACGACGAGCTCGGCTTGGTGCGGCCGTCCTCGCGGGATTCGGGGCGGCGGCGTTACGCCGAGTCCGCGGTCAAGGACGTCGCCGTTGTCCTCTTCCTCGCCGAGATCGGATTCTCCCTCGCCGAGATCGGGACCTACCTCGACGGTGAGCGCACCGGCAGGCGGGAGATGATCGAGCGGAAGCTGGCCGAGCTGGCCGAGCGGCAGCACCGCATCGAGGTGGCCCGCACCGCGCTCGAACACGGCCTGAAGTGCCCGGCGAGCGAGCCCATGAAGTGCTCCCGGTTCTGGTCGATCATCGACGGGCGGATGCGCGGGCTCTCGCTGGAGGAAAGCCACGGGCGCGTGCACTGA
- a CDS encoding MerR family transcriptional regulator translates to MLEVNDDGISIAEAARRTGVSVHTLRYYERAGLVVTAIDRTSGGRRRYRQVDLNWITVCTKLRATGMPIRTIRRYAELVAAGHGNEQERLALMEAHRADVLARLAEMRRSLDLIDHKIDVYRGRLAAGDADQLWAPRR, encoded by the coding sequence GTGCTCGAAGTCAACGACGACGGCATCAGCATCGCCGAGGCGGCCCGCCGCACCGGGGTCAGCGTGCACACCCTGCGCTACTACGAACGCGCCGGTCTCGTCGTCACCGCGATCGACCGCACCTCGGGCGGCAGGCGGCGCTACCGGCAGGTCGACCTGAACTGGATCACCGTGTGCACCAAGCTGCGCGCCACCGGCATGCCGATCAGGACCATCCGCCGCTACGCCGAACTCGTCGCCGCCGGGCACGGCAACGAGCAGGAACGGCTCGCCCTCATGGAAGCCCACCGCGCCGACGTGCTCGCCAGGCTCGCGGAAATGCGGCGGAGCCTCGACCTCATCGACCACAAGATCGACGTCTACCGGGGCAGGCTCGCCGCCGGGGACGCCGACCAGCTCTGGGCACCACGCCGCTGA